In one Acidimicrobiales bacterium genomic region, the following are encoded:
- a CDS encoding LLM class F420-dependent oxidoreductase — MRIGAVYPQIELGGDPEAVRRIGRAVEDLGFDHLLAYDHVLGAVHEGRQPPLVGPYNERDPFHDPLVLFAHLAGITERLHFVSGVVILPQRQTALLARQVADLALLSGDRFRLGVGIGWNHVEYEALGQDFHTRGAREEEQIELLRRLWTEEVVDFEGRFDRVDRAALVPRPVRPVPIWLGGWGQAALARAARVGDGFIFGGPSSDVHDAWDRVREMVATNGRDDGFGGERMIPSAKGPSYVAERIAEWEAVGGTHAAVITMGQGLATADAHVEHLADVAAALGLGA, encoded by the coding sequence ATGCGGATCGGTGCGGTGTACCCCCAGATCGAGCTCGGTGGCGACCCGGAGGCGGTGCGCCGGATCGGCCGTGCGGTCGAGGACCTCGGCTTCGACCACCTGCTGGCCTACGACCATGTGCTCGGGGCGGTCCACGAGGGACGCCAGCCGCCGCTGGTGGGCCCCTACAACGAGCGCGACCCCTTCCACGACCCGCTGGTGCTGTTCGCCCACCTGGCGGGCATCACCGAGCGGCTCCACTTCGTGAGCGGGGTCGTGATCCTGCCGCAGCGCCAGACGGCGCTGCTGGCCCGCCAGGTGGCCGACCTCGCCCTCCTCTCCGGCGACCGGTTCCGCCTCGGTGTGGGGATCGGCTGGAACCACGTGGAGTACGAAGCCCTCGGCCAGGACTTCCACACCCGCGGTGCCCGTGAGGAGGAGCAGATCGAGCTGCTCCGGCGCCTCTGGACCGAAGAGGTCGTCGACTTCGAGGGCCGCTTCGACCGGGTCGACCGCGCCGCGCTGGTGCCCCGACCGGTGCGGCCGGTGCCGATCTGGCTCGGGGGCTGGGGGCAGGCGGCGCTGGCCCGGGCCGCCCGCGTGGGCGACGGGTTCATCTTCGGCGGCCCCTCGAGCGACGTGCACGACGCTTGGGACCGCGTCAGGGAGATGGTGGCGACCAACGGTCGCGATGATGGCTTCGGCGGCGAGCGCATGATCCCGAGCGCGAAGGGCCCGTCGTACGTGGCCGAGCGCATCGCCGAGTGGGAGGCGGTAGGCGGGACCCACGCCGCCGTCATCACCATGGGCCAGGGGCTGGCGACGGCCGACGCCCACGTCGAGCACCTGGCCGACGTCGCCGCCGCCCTGGGCCTGGGGGCGTAG
- a CDS encoding acyl-CoA dehydrogenase family protein, which produces MDFDIPTDLVDYLQELDDFIEREIKPLEEQDDNIRFFDHRREDSRTDWERGGLPNEEWEQLLGEMRRRADAAGHYRYAFPAEFGGREGTNLGMAVIREHLARKGLGLHNDLQNESSIVGNNVGLLLLIAHGTDEQKAEWIDDLAEGRRGFAFGITEPDHGSDATHMETTAVRDGDEWVINGEKTWNTGIHKAQYDLIFARTSGEAGDGEGITAFLVPTVSEGFEVLEYLWTFNMPTDHAHIRLTDVRVPDSAIFGGEGKGLGVVQLFFNENRIRQAASSLGAAQFCIDRAIEYAKERKPFGKALATNQGIQFPLVELQTQCEMLRALIHKTAWQMDTYGPFSVSDKVSMCNYWANRLCCESADRAMQVFGGRGYSRHEPFEHIYRHHRRYRITEGAEEIQMRRVAGYLFGFMSQREPKGVSATPSPAAR; this is translated from the coding sequence ATGGACTTCGACATCCCGACCGACCTGGTCGACTACCTGCAGGAGCTGGACGACTTCATCGAGCGGGAGATCAAGCCGCTCGAGGAGCAGGACGACAACATCCGCTTCTTCGACCACCGCCGGGAGGACAGCCGCACCGACTGGGAGCGCGGCGGCCTGCCCAACGAGGAGTGGGAGCAGCTGCTCGGGGAGATGCGACGGCGTGCCGACGCGGCCGGTCACTACCGCTACGCCTTCCCCGCCGAGTTCGGCGGCCGCGAGGGGACCAACCTCGGCATGGCCGTGATCAGGGAGCACCTCGCCCGCAAGGGCCTGGGCCTCCACAACGACCTGCAGAACGAGTCGTCGATCGTCGGCAACAACGTCGGGCTCCTGTTGTTGATCGCCCACGGCACCGACGAGCAGAAGGCGGAGTGGATCGACGACCTCGCCGAGGGCCGTCGCGGGTTCGCCTTCGGCATCACCGAGCCCGACCACGGCTCCGACGCCACCCACATGGAGACGACCGCGGTGCGCGACGGCGACGAGTGGGTCATCAACGGCGAGAAGACCTGGAACACCGGCATCCACAAGGCGCAGTACGACCTCATCTTCGCCCGCACGAGCGGCGAGGCCGGCGACGGCGAGGGGATCACCGCCTTCTTGGTGCCCACGGTCAGCGAGGGCTTCGAGGTCCTCGAGTACCTGTGGACCTTCAACATGCCGACCGACCACGCCCACATCCGGCTCACCGACGTGCGGGTGCCCGACAGCGCCATCTTCGGCGGTGAGGGCAAGGGGCTCGGCGTGGTGCAGCTGTTCTTCAACGAGAACCGCATCCGCCAGGCCGCCTCGAGCCTCGGTGCCGCCCAGTTCTGCATCGACCGGGCCATCGAGTACGCCAAGGAGCGCAAGCCGTTCGGCAAGGCGCTGGCCACCAACCAGGGGATCCAGTTCCCCCTCGTCGAGCTGCAGACGCAGTGCGAGATGCTCCGTGCCCTCATCCACAAGACGGCGTGGCAGATGGACACCTACGGCCCGTTCTCGGTGAGCGACAAGGTCTCCATGTGCAACTACTGGGCCAACCGGCTCTGCTGCGAGTCGGCTGACCGGGCCATGCAGGTCTTCGGGGGGCGGGGCTACAGCCGTCACGAGCCCTTCGAGCACATCTACCGGCACCACCGCCGCTACCGGATCACCGAGGGGGCCGAGGAGATCCAGATGCGGCGCGTCGCCGGCTACTTGTTCGGGTTCATGAGCCAGCGGGAGCCCAAGGGCGTCTCGGCCACCCCGTCGCCCGCCGCGCGCTGA
- a CDS encoding S9 family peptidase produces the protein MTDRTEPTSPPIARRDPTERDRHGDRVVDDYAWLRAKDSPEVRAHLEAENAWTAAQTAHLADLRERLFEEIKGRIQETDLSVPVRKGEWWYYSRTEEGRQYPIHCRKAARPEDVGTVHRAPGEDVIEEVLLDQNAEAGDAEFFSVGAFDVSPDGTVLAWSSDTDGDEIYEMHFRDLVTGDALVDVIPGTYYGTAWGNDGRTFFYVRPDDAMRPHQLWRHTLGTAASDDVLVHQEDDERFFLEVGTSKDEQFVEMALGSKVTSESWVLDADDPTGPFRVVAPREQGVEYTIQHHGTRFLIVTNADDAEDFKLVEAPDDDPGRRRWSDLVPHRPGVTLSGIDVFADHLVLFERTEGIRRIRIRRLADGEEHLIDQPEEVSTAGGGANPEFDTTVLRYGYTSMVTPTTVHDYDMETRERAVKKRQPVLGGYDPDDYVTERVWATAEDGTRVPMSVVHKRGFERDGASPALLYGYGSYEASMDPGFSSVRLSLLDRGFVFAIAHIRGGGEMGRRWYLDGKLLAKRNTFTDFIACARHLCDDGWTSPARLAVRGGSAGGLLMGAVANMAPEQVGAVVAEVPFVDALNTILDPTLPLTVEEWEEWGNPVDDRDVYEYMKSYAPYENVVPKDYPPMLVTAGLNDPRVSYWEPAKWVAKLRVTKTDDNPLLLKTEMGAGHMGPSGRYDAWREEAFVLAWVLDTLGVEG, from the coding sequence GTGACCGATCGAACCGAGCCGACCAGCCCTCCGATCGCCAGGCGGGACCCCACCGAGCGCGACCGCCACGGGGACCGCGTCGTCGACGACTACGCCTGGCTGCGGGCCAAGGACAGCCCGGAGGTGCGGGCTCACCTCGAGGCCGAGAACGCCTGGACGGCTGCCCAGACGGCGCACCTCGCCGATCTGCGCGAGCGCCTCTTCGAGGAGATCAAGGGTCGCATCCAGGAGACCGACCTGTCGGTGCCGGTGCGCAAGGGCGAGTGGTGGTACTACTCGCGAACCGAGGAGGGCCGGCAGTACCCGATCCACTGCCGCAAGGCGGCCCGGCCCGAGGACGTCGGGACCGTGCACCGGGCGCCGGGCGAGGACGTGATCGAAGAGGTCCTGCTCGACCAGAACGCCGAGGCCGGTGACGCCGAGTTCTTCTCCGTCGGCGCCTTCGACGTCAGCCCCGACGGCACCGTGCTCGCCTGGTCGAGCGACACCGACGGCGACGAGATCTACGAGATGCACTTCCGCGACCTCGTCACCGGCGACGCCCTCGTTGACGTCATCCCCGGCACCTACTACGGCACGGCCTGGGGCAACGACGGCCGCACCTTCTTCTACGTCCGGCCCGACGACGCCATGCGGCCCCACCAGCTGTGGCGTCACACGCTCGGCACGGCGGCCAGTGACGACGTGCTCGTCCACCAGGAAGACGACGAGCGGTTCTTCCTCGAGGTCGGAACCTCCAAGGACGAGCAGTTCGTCGAGATGGCCCTCGGCTCGAAGGTGACCTCCGAGTCGTGGGTGCTCGACGCCGACGACCCCACCGGGCCCTTCAGGGTCGTCGCCCCGCGGGAGCAAGGCGTCGAGTACACCATCCAACACCACGGGACGCGCTTCCTCATCGTCACCAACGCCGACGACGCCGAGGACTTCAAGCTGGTCGAGGCACCCGACGACGACCCCGGGCGGAGACGCTGGAGCGACCTCGTCCCGCACCGGCCCGGCGTCACCCTCAGCGGGATCGATGTCTTCGCCGACCACCTCGTCCTCTTCGAGCGCACCGAGGGCATCCGCCGGATCCGCATCCGCCGACTCGCCGACGGCGAGGAGCACCTGATCGACCAGCCCGAGGAGGTCTCCACGGCCGGCGGTGGCGCCAACCCCGAGTTCGACACGACCGTGCTGCGCTACGGCTACACGTCGATGGTGACGCCCACCACCGTCCACGACTACGACATGGAGACGCGGGAGCGCGCGGTCAAGAAGCGCCAGCCCGTGCTCGGTGGCTACGACCCCGACGACTACGTGACCGAGCGGGTGTGGGCCACGGCCGAGGACGGCACCAGGGTGCCCATGTCGGTCGTCCACAAGCGGGGCTTCGAGCGCGACGGCGCCTCCCCAGCGCTGCTCTACGGCTATGGCTCGTACGAGGCCAGCATGGACCCCGGCTTCTCTTCGGTCCGCCTGAGCCTGCTCGACCGGGGCTTCGTCTTCGCCATCGCCCACATCCGTGGTGGGGGCGAGATGGGGCGTCGCTGGTACCTCGACGGGAAGCTCCTCGCCAAGCGCAACACCTTCACCGACTTCATCGCGTGCGCCCGCCACCTGTGCGACGACGGCTGGACCTCGCCGGCGCGCCTGGCGGTCCGGGGCGGCAGCGCCGGCGGGCTTCTCATGGGGGCGGTGGCCAACATGGCGCCCGAGCAGGTCGGGGCGGTGGTCGCCGAGGTGCCCTTCGTCGACGCCCTCAACACCATCCTCGACCCCACCCTGCCCCTCACCGTCGAGGAGTGGGAGGAGTGGGGCAACCCGGTCGACGACCGCGACGTCTACGAGTACATGAAGTCCTACGCCCCCTACGAGAACGTGGTGCCCAAGGACTACCCGCCGATGCTCGTCACCGCTGGGCTCAACGACCCGCGGGTCTCGTACTGGGAGCCGGCCAAGTGGGTGGCCAAGCTGCGGGTGACCAAGACCGACGACAACCCGCTGCTGCTCAAGACCGAGATGGGCGCGGGCCACATGGGCCCGTCGGGCCGCTACGACGCCTGGCGGGAGGAAGCGTTCGTGTTGGCGTGGGTGCTCGACACCCTCGGCGTGGAGGGCTGA
- a CDS encoding gamma carbonic anhydrase family protein yields the protein MAIYALGDRVPVVHPDAYVHPDATVVGDVHLGAGATVWPQAVLRGDYGRIEVGERTSVQDGTVVHATAELATVIGADCVVGHLAHLEGCTVEDGSLVGSGSVVLHRAVVRSGALVGANAVVPNDMEVPSGAMALGIPAKLREGVIPPGAFAGAVAIYVANGQHYRDELRRLD from the coding sequence ATGGCCATCTACGCTCTCGGCGACCGGGTCCCGGTCGTCCATCCCGATGCCTACGTCCACCCCGACGCCACCGTGGTGGGCGACGTCCACCTCGGCGCCGGCGCCACGGTCTGGCCGCAGGCCGTGCTGCGTGGCGACTACGGCCGCATCGAGGTCGGCGAGCGCACCAGCGTGCAGGACGGCACCGTGGTCCACGCCACGGCCGAGCTGGCGACGGTCATCGGCGCCGACTGCGTCGTCGGCCACCTGGCCCACCTCGAGGGCTGCACCGTCGAGGACGGGTCCCTGGTGGGCTCCGGGTCGGTGGTGCTGCACCGGGCCGTGGTGCGCAGCGGCGCCCTCGTCGGCGCCAACGCCGTGGTGCCCAACGACATGGAGGTCCCCTCGGGTGCGATGGCCCTCGGCATTCCGGCGAAGCTCCGCGAGGGCGTCATCCCGCCTGGTGCCTTCGCCGGTGCGGTGGCGATCTACGTGGCCAACGGCCAGCACTACCGCGACGAGCTCCGCCGCCTGGACTGA
- a CDS encoding SDR family oxidoreductase, whose amino-acid sequence MTGRPSGESQRVALVTGVGREAGIGAAVARRLADDGFDVASTWWRPYDERMPWGADEDGGAGIAAGIAATGVASVAVEADLERPESSAAVFDEVESALGPVAVLVLCHCESVDSDIRTTTIESFDRHMAVNARATWLLIREMARRYRGAHGGGRIVALTSDHTVGNLAYGASKAALDRITLAAATELADLGITANVVNPGATDTGWMTGDVLEAVAAATPLGRVGQPSDVANLVSFLCSPDGGWVNGQLLCSNGGIASG is encoded by the coding sequence GTGACGGGGAGGCCGAGCGGCGAGAGCCAGCGGGTGGCGCTGGTGACGGGGGTGGGCCGGGAGGCCGGCATCGGAGCGGCCGTCGCCCGTCGCCTGGCCGACGACGGCTTCGACGTGGCGAGCACCTGGTGGCGGCCCTATGACGAGCGCATGCCATGGGGAGCCGACGAGGACGGTGGCGCCGGGATCGCTGCTGGGATCGCCGCGACCGGTGTCGCCTCGGTGGCGGTCGAGGCCGACCTCGAACGGCCCGAGTCCTCCGCTGCCGTCTTCGACGAGGTGGAGTCGGCGCTCGGTCCCGTGGCGGTGCTGGTGCTGTGCCACTGCGAGTCGGTCGACTCCGACATCCGTACCACGACCATCGAGAGCTTCGACCGTCACATGGCGGTCAACGCCCGCGCCACCTGGCTGCTGATCCGGGAGATGGCGCGCCGGTACCGGGGCGCTCACGGCGGCGGTCGGATCGTGGCCCTCACCAGCGACCACACGGTCGGCAACCTGGCCTACGGAGCCAGCAAGGCCGCCCTCGACCGCATCACCCTGGCGGCCGCGACCGAGCTCGCCGACCTCGGGATCACGGCCAACGTCGTCAACCCCGGGGCCACGGACACGGGTTGGATGACCGGCGACGTGCTCGAAGCGGTCGCCGCCGCGACCCCGCTGGGGCGGGTCGGTCAGCCGTCGGACGTGGCCAACCTCGTCTCGTTCCTCTGCTCGCCGGACGGAGGTTGGGTCAACGGCCAGCTCCTCTGCTCCAACGGCGGGATCGCCTCTGGGTAG
- a CDS encoding MFS transporter, translated as MERDHGAVGTTSRPALAERLFGPLPFARQAHTHALSTAADTFFAVSLAGSLFFNVSVDAARPSIILYLAVTMAPFAVVAPIIGPVVDRVRGGHRLVIALTCVGRALVCLVLARHLKTLLFYPEALTVLVLGKTYSVAKSALVPRLVTDPEALVTANSRLSRIGTLSGAVGGGVAVSLLSVTSGAWTLRAAAVVYLAATVLASRIPRPEPAGPVAHSLEHHELHAPRVVLASMAMSVLRLAIGFFTFLLAFALKQEGEPAWVFGAVLAVGGAGGLLGTFVAPPLRRRLSEEHMLALALVVPAALSVVAALSFARLEIMVAALAIGAGANVGRQAFDSLLQHHAPDADRGRAFASFETRFQLAWVLGAMGPVVFLPSPWLGMLALTAILLVGAGALVAGLRAAASRGEPPHVRDLLAVTDEAPVAIHLLLTAEGLAGEGFHDQAILVAGAAADACPDGGADHAPARHDLTDLRRRAVVDSADMDEGDSGLAIALAAQVIAHARSN; from the coding sequence ATGGAGCGCGATCATGGCGCGGTGGGCACCACCTCACGCCCGGCGCTGGCCGAGCGCCTCTTCGGGCCGCTGCCCTTCGCCCGCCAGGCGCACACCCACGCCCTGAGCACCGCCGCCGACACCTTCTTCGCGGTGTCGCTGGCCGGCTCGCTGTTCTTCAACGTCTCGGTCGACGCCGCCCGACCGTCGATCATCCTCTACCTGGCCGTCACCATGGCGCCCTTCGCGGTGGTGGCGCCGATCATCGGCCCGGTGGTCGACCGGGTGCGGGGCGGCCACCGCCTCGTCATCGCCCTCACCTGCGTGGGCCGGGCACTGGTGTGCCTGGTGCTGGCCCGCCACCTCAAGACGCTGCTGTTCTACCCCGAGGCCCTCACCGTCTTGGTGCTGGGCAAGACCTACTCGGTGGCCAAGAGCGCCCTGGTGCCCCGCCTGGTCACCGACCCCGAGGCCCTGGTGACCGCCAACTCGCGGCTCTCGCGCATCGGCACCCTCTCCGGGGCCGTCGGCGGCGGCGTGGCGGTGTCGCTGCTGTCGGTCACCAGCGGGGCGTGGACGCTGCGGGCCGCCGCCGTCGTCTACCTGGCGGCCACCGTCCTCGCCTCGCGCATCCCCCGCCCCGAACCGGCCGGCCCCGTCGCCCACAGCCTCGAGCACCACGAGCTGCACGCCCCCCGGGTGGTGCTGGCCTCGATGGCCATGTCGGTGCTGCGCCTGGCCATCGGCTTCTTCACGTTCCTGCTGGCCTTCGCCCTCAAGCAGGAGGGCGAGCCGGCCTGGGTGTTCGGCGCCGTGCTCGCCGTCGGCGGCGCCGGCGGGCTGCTCGGCACCTTCGTGGCGCCACCGCTGCGACGGCGACTCAGCGAGGAGCACATGCTCGCCCTCGCCCTGGTCGTGCCCGCCGCCCTCTCGGTGGTGGCCGCGCTGAGCTTCGCTCGCCTGGAGATCATGGTGGCCGCACTGGCCATCGGCGCCGGGGCCAACGTGGGCCGCCAGGCCTTCGACAGCCTCCTCCAGCACCACGCCCCCGACGCCGACCGCGGGCGGGCCTTCGCCAGCTTCGAGACCCGCTTCCAGCTGGCCTGGGTGCTCGGGGCCATGGGACCGGTGGTCTTCCTGCCCTCGCCGTGGCTGGGGATGCTCGCCCTGACCGCCATCCTCCTCGTCGGGGCCGGCGCGCTGGTCGCAGGCCTGCGGGCTGCGGCCAGCCGCGGCGAGCCGCCCCACGTGCGCGACCTGCTCGCCGTCACCGACGAGGCGCCCGTGGCCATCCACCTCCTCCTCACCGCCGAAGGCCTGGCCGGCGAAGGGTTCCACGACCAGGCCATCCTCGTGGCCGGAGCCGCCGCCGACGCCTGCCCCGACGGCGGTGCCGATCACGCCCCGGCCCGCCACGACCTCACCGATCTGCGCCGCCGGGCCGTGGTCGACAGCGCCGACATGGACGAGGGCGACTCGGGCCTCGCCATCGCCCTCGCCGCCCAAGTGATCGCCCACGCCCGCTCCAACTAG
- a CDS encoding HNH endonuclease signature motif containing protein, whose product MSEMTLSELRETMTALAGDFSADALTVDAAERVVTDAAAIKHMAATIEALAAAKVAATDRWKTGGDATPEEWLARRTGVSKGQAKAALRTAKTLDGLPEVAGAARAGALSPTQTAEIADAAAADPNAEHRLVALAKANASVGELRDECRRTRAAADPDPDATNGRIHRSRFLRTFNDSEGAFNLHLRNTVAAGSTVMAALQPFIDRAFAHARKAGHREDPAAYAADAFTELCNRTLTGVARHPAGGGSATAADIPAAPEGAGEPGVVPGTDPKPPPYLGLLRLDLAALQRGHAEGDEVVEIAGVGPIPVTTARHLLGDAVLKLVITNGVDVVNVTHLGRGPTVAQKTALLWSSPTCTVHGCNRARRLQKDHRTPWATEQVTELHNLDHLCSHHHALKTNHHWALTTGTGKRPMVPPDHPDHPDRAGRADSTGDRRGTRPPHDPTDPAASRPTTGANPSRPDATRRSGDDDSGGDSEHGQQPLLGLEDTDAA is encoded by the coding sequence ATGTCGGAGATGACGCTGAGCGAGCTGCGGGAGACGATGACCGCCTTGGCGGGCGACTTCTCCGCCGACGCGCTCACCGTCGACGCGGCGGAGCGGGTGGTGACCGACGCGGCGGCGATCAAGCACATGGCCGCCACCATCGAGGCGTTGGCCGCCGCCAAGGTCGCCGCCACCGACCGGTGGAAGACCGGCGGTGACGCCACCCCCGAGGAGTGGCTGGCCCGGCGCACCGGGGTGTCGAAGGGCCAAGCCAAAGCCGCCCTGCGCACCGCCAAGACCCTCGACGGGTTGCCCGAGGTTGCCGGTGCCGCCCGCGCCGGTGCCCTCTCCCCCACCCAGACCGCCGAGATCGCCGACGCTGCCGCCGCGGACCCGAACGCTGAGCACCGCTTGGTGGCGCTGGCCAAGGCCAACGCCAGCGTCGGGGAGCTGCGCGACGAGTGCCGCCGCACCCGCGCGGCGGCTGACCCCGACCCCGACGCCACCAACGGGCGCATCCACCGGTCGCGGTTCCTGCGCACCTTCAACGACAGCGAAGGCGCCTTCAACCTCCACCTCCGCAACACCGTGGCGGCCGGCTCCACCGTCATGGCCGCCCTGCAACCCTTCATCGACCGCGCCTTCGCCCACGCCCGCAAGGCCGGACACCGCGAAGACCCCGCCGCCTACGCCGCCGACGCCTTCACCGAGCTGTGCAACCGAACCCTCACCGGGGTCGCCCGACACCCTGCCGGGGGTGGCTCCGCCACCGCCGCTGATATCCCCGCTGCCCCTGAGGGTGCAGGCGAGCCGGGCGTGGTGCCGGGGACTGACCCGAAGCCGCCGCCCTACCTGGGCCTGCTCCGCCTCGACCTGGCCGCCCTCCAACGAGGACACGCCGAAGGCGACGAAGTCGTCGAGATCGCCGGCGTCGGACCCATCCCCGTCACCACCGCCCGCCACCTCCTCGGCGACGCCGTGCTCAAGCTCGTCATCACCAACGGCGTCGACGTCGTCAACGTCACCCACCTCGGACGCGGACCCACCGTCGCCCAAAAGACCGCCCTGCTCTGGAGCTCACCCACCTGCACCGTGCACGGCTGCAATCGAGCCCGGCGCCTCCAAAAGGACCACCGCACCCCCTGGGCCACCGAGCAGGTCACCGAGCTCCACAACCTCGACCACCTCTGCAGCCACCACCACGCCCTCAAGACCAACCACCACTGGGCCCTCACCACCGGCACCGGCAAACGACCCATGGTCCCACCCGACCACCCCGACCACCCCGACCGCGCCGGTCGCGCCGACTCCACCGGTGACCGCCGAGGGACAAGACCGCCCCACGATCCCACCGACCCCGCGGCCTCCCGCCCCACCACCGGGGCCAACCCCAGCCGCCCCGACGCCACCCGCCGCAGCGGCGACGACGACAGCGGCGGGGATAGCGAGCACGGCCAGCAACCGCTCCTCGGCCTCGAGGACACCGACGCCGCCTGA
- a CDS encoding DJ-1/PfpI family protein has protein sequence MTRIAIALFPDVEELDWVGPWEVLRSWQQWWPDDGAEVVTVADDAGVITCAKGVRCLADHTWDDVGPLDVVVWPGGQGTRAQLGDEAIRARLRGLAAAGTLMTSVCTGSLVLADAGLLDGRPATTHWASLDHLARLGEGIEVRAADRYVDDGEVVTAAGVSAGIDMALHLVRRLAGEERAKEVRRFIQYDPEPPV, from the coding sequence ATGACGCGCATCGCCATCGCCCTGTTCCCCGACGTGGAGGAGCTCGACTGGGTCGGCCCCTGGGAGGTGCTGCGCTCATGGCAGCAGTGGTGGCCGGACGACGGCGCCGAGGTGGTGACCGTGGCCGACGACGCCGGGGTGATCACGTGCGCCAAGGGCGTGCGCTGCCTGGCCGACCACACCTGGGACGACGTCGGGCCGCTCGACGTCGTGGTGTGGCCGGGCGGCCAGGGCACCCGCGCCCAGCTCGGCGACGAGGCGATCCGGGCCCGCCTTCGCGGGCTGGCGGCGGCGGGGACGCTGATGACGAGCGTGTGCACCGGCTCGCTCGTGCTCGCCGACGCCGGGTTGCTCGACGGTCGCCCGGCCACCACCCACTGGGCCAGCCTCGACCACCTCGCGCGCCTCGGCGAGGGCATCGAGGTCCGCGCCGCCGACCGGTACGTGGACGACGGCGAGGTCGTCACCGCGGCCGGCGTGTCGGCCGGCATCGACATGGCGCTCCACCTCGTCCGCCGCCTCGCCGGCGAGGAGCGGGCCAAGGAGGTCCGCCGCTTCATCCAGTACGACCCCGAACCGCCCGTGTGA